The Candidatus Atribacteria bacterium genomic interval AAGGTTTAAATGATGGGAAAATTATAAGAGATGGAATTGACCGATTAACTAACTGGGCAAGTTTCGAATATGATCTGAAAATTCCCTTTAAAGTGGTTGCTACAGATTTGATTACCGGTAAAAAAGTAGTGATTAGCGAAGGGAGGATTTCTAATGCCATAGCAGCTTCTATGTCTGTACCTGGATTATCCATACCTTTTAAATGGGAAGATAAAATGTTAGTAGATGGTGGATTAGTAGATCCTGTTCCTGTAGACGTGGTGAGGGAAATGGGAGCAGACATAGTGATCGGAGTAAATTTGAGAGATATTCAAGAAGACACTCTTCCCTCTATTAATAATGTAGTATCTATCCTTTTTAGATCTGTATTTATCATGCTCGGAGAATTAGATGATATTACAGCTAATAAGGCGGATATTGTGATTAATCCTCACTATAGAGGTACGCTCTCTACAGATATGGAAAAAGAAAAAAAAATACAACTAATTAAACTTGGGGAAGAAGAAACGAAAAAAATAATTCCCTCATTAAAAG includes:
- a CDS encoding patatin family protein; this translates as MYMMVENSLENIRKKSGFRVNIMYNTIIMEELKKLIQILIVLVLLCCSVSSFSYAAPKIGLALGEGGSRFYIHIGVLKALENEGIKLDYIAGTSIGSFIGGLYALWEDIDKIEKFALSLDFDQYYMAPREDIKLQNIDETPFITFYSDISKGKIDVQLLKGLNDGKIIRDGIDRLTNWASFEYDLKIPFKVVATDLITGKKVVISEGRISNAIAASMSVPGLSIPFKWEDKMLVDGGLVDPVPVDVVREMGADIVIGVNLRDIQEDTLPSINNVVSILFRSVFIMLGELDDITANKADIVINPHYRGTLSTDMEKEKKIQLIKLGEEETKKIIPSLKALINSY